In the Candidatus Electrothrix sp. GW3-4 genome, one interval contains:
- a CDS encoding glutamine--tRNA ligase/YqeY domain fusion protein, translating to MSDINTPSKPLDFVRQIVADDLKTGKHSNIVTRFPPEPNGFLHIGHAKSICLNFGIAKENNGVCHLRFDDTNPGKESTEYVDAIQEDVRWLGFDWGEHLHYASDYFEQLHDFAVQLIKMGKAYVCHLSGDEMREYRGTLTEPGKNSPYRDRSVEENLALFEQMKNGELEEGTCSLRAKIDMTAPNMIMRDPTIYRIMKKHHHRTGDKWCIYPMYDFCHCLSDMIEQITHSICTLEFENNRAVYDWVLDTLATPCRPRQYEFARLNINFTVMSKRKLLQLVNEKHVDGWDDPRMLTISGLRRRGYTPASIRNFCDTIGVGKRDSWIDMGVLENSVRDDLNVHAPRVMGVLNPLKIVITNYPEDKEEELEAQNHPQNPEMGTRTLPFSREIYVERNDYMENAPRKFFRLTEGREVRLRYAYLITCDKAIKDENGEVVELHCTYDPETKGGSAPDGRKVKGTIHWVSAKHGIPAEVRLYDRLFSVENPDADKEKDFKEFLNPESCQVLENSILEPSLAELSVVDRVQFERQGYFCLDSKESQPDKPVFNRIVTLRDSWAKINSK from the coding sequence ATGAGTGATATAAATACCCCATCCAAACCCCTTGACTTCGTCCGCCAGATTGTTGCCGACGATTTGAAAACCGGCAAGCACAGCAACATCGTCACCCGATTCCCGCCGGAGCCCAACGGCTTCCTCCATATCGGCCACGCCAAGTCCATCTGCCTGAACTTCGGCATTGCCAAGGAGAACAACGGTGTCTGTCATCTCCGCTTTGACGACACCAATCCAGGCAAAGAATCCACCGAATACGTAGACGCCATCCAGGAGGACGTGCGCTGGCTGGGCTTTGACTGGGGCGAGCACCTCCATTACGCTTCGGATTACTTCGAGCAACTGCACGACTTCGCGGTTCAGCTGATCAAGATGGGCAAGGCCTATGTCTGCCATCTCAGCGGGGATGAGATGCGCGAATACCGGGGCACCCTGACCGAGCCGGGCAAGAACAGCCCGTACCGCGACCGCTCAGTAGAGGAAAACCTGGCCCTGTTTGAACAGATGAAAAACGGCGAGCTGGAGGAAGGTACCTGCTCCCTGCGGGCCAAGATCGACATGACCGCGCCCAATATGATCATGCGCGATCCGACCATCTACCGGATCATGAAAAAACACCACCATCGCACCGGCGATAAATGGTGCATCTACCCGATGTACGATTTCTGCCACTGTCTCTCCGATATGATTGAGCAGATCACCCATTCCATCTGCACCCTGGAGTTTGAGAACAACCGCGCGGTCTACGACTGGGTTCTGGACACTCTAGCGACACCCTGCCGCCCGCGCCAGTACGAATTTGCCCGCCTGAACATCAACTTCACTGTAATGAGCAAGCGCAAGCTCCTCCAGCTGGTCAACGAAAAACACGTAGATGGCTGGGACGACCCCCGCATGCTGACCATCTCTGGTCTGCGACGACGCGGCTACACACCTGCCTCCATCCGTAATTTTTGTGATACTATCGGCGTGGGCAAACGGGATTCCTGGATTGACATGGGCGTGCTGGAAAACTCTGTACGCGATGACTTGAACGTGCATGCACCCAGGGTCATGGGTGTGCTCAATCCCCTCAAAATCGTAATTACCAATTATCCTGAGGATAAGGAAGAAGAGCTGGAGGCCCAGAATCATCCCCAGAATCCTGAAATGGGAACGCGTACCCTCCCCTTCAGTCGGGAGATCTATGTGGAACGAAACGATTACATGGAGAACGCACCCCGGAAGTTCTTCCGCCTCACTGAGGGCCGGGAGGTACGCCTGCGCTACGCCTATCTGATCACCTGTGACAAGGCTATCAAGGATGAAAACGGCGAGGTGGTGGAACTGCACTGCACTTATGATCCTGAGACCAAGGGAGGTTCTGCCCCGGACGGACGCAAGGTCAAGGGGACCATCCACTGGGTTTCTGCCAAGCACGGTATCCCGGCAGAGGTTCGCCTCTACGACCGCCTCTTCAGCGTGGAGAACCCGGATGCGGACAAGGAAAAGGACTTTAAAGAGTTCCTCAATCCTGAGTCCTGTCAGGTGCTAGAGAACAGTATCCTGGAGCCCTCGCTGGCAGAACTGAGTGTAGTAGATCGGGTCCAGTTTGAACGGCAGGGGTACTTCTGCCTGGACAGCAAGGAGAGCCAGCCGGACAAGCCGGTCTTCAACCGCATTGTTACTCTGCGGGATAGTTGGGCGAAGATCAATAGCAAGTGA
- a CDS encoding LTA synthase family protein encodes MSIHCLLQACSALIAAFLFSSYTVIATESKWTALMFLDTVSLAILFYLFFQVGTKIQSVKTRIAVTAALSILISLTFIGNVFYYQVFHDWVHAELFGQWSVGLSIQSSVFENATWREISLALFVPLLLFLLTVLWTETTTKYSKRIALLILPLCLSIHSVAASKHFKPSEHNFFLNLARELVVKGLFSKGDVIRGSIEPSLYPAVDPSRYIASTDRHYPLIKIPKEQNRDSSFLPEGKQPNIVLILMESVRAKESGAYGAKLSFTPAFDQLAQQGQLYTNFYANGTQTVRAELSLLCSFYPNFTGTPIYMKRPKLKLSSLPGILKEDGYRTMWISGFKASYANKNGFLKKHGIEDLYDGSELDPDSTEKIGWGYSDQAIFSYAESILDKQEGPFFAEIMTLSNHWPFDFPYSKTPETLPKTADKKYSNYCRGIYYTDWAMGAFMKRMQKKPYFDNTLFIITSDHGIWYFPPEEKLTTVEKQEAYFRMPLLFYAPAVLEPKVSDIVTSQLDVAPTVLDLLGIQRKNAFLGQSMLNEDPSQERFALMQHVMKWSYRRGNEYIYSSGSEAFAEHYPPPPKGTAMKRSDEHLLFTLQGDLLHRDGEQFNFHEVRQHHQEKTQWVISLLKSNQELLFSDRVFDRLY; translated from the coding sequence GTGTCTATTCATTGCCTGCTGCAAGCCTGTTCAGCGCTCATTGCAGCTTTTCTTTTTTCCTCATACACAGTTATAGCTACTGAAAGCAAGTGGACCGCCCTTATGTTTCTTGACACGGTCTCTCTTGCAATACTTTTTTATCTCTTCTTCCAGGTTGGAACAAAAATACAATCCGTTAAGACACGCATCGCTGTAACGGCAGCTCTCAGTATTCTCATCAGCCTGACCTTTATCGGCAATGTCTTCTATTACCAGGTCTTTCATGATTGGGTGCATGCAGAGCTCTTCGGCCAATGGAGTGTTGGACTCTCCATCCAAAGCAGTGTCTTTGAAAATGCAACCTGGCGAGAGATCTCCCTTGCCCTTTTTGTCCCGCTCCTCCTCTTTCTTCTTACTGTGCTCTGGACAGAGACAACGACAAAATACTCGAAGAGAATCGCCTTACTGATCTTACCCCTCTGTCTCTCTATCCATTCAGTTGCCGCCTCCAAACATTTTAAGCCCTCGGAACATAATTTCTTCCTCAATCTGGCCAGAGAACTTGTCGTCAAAGGCCTTTTTTCCAAAGGAGATGTAATACGGGGGAGCATTGAGCCCTCACTCTACCCGGCTGTTGATCCAAGCCGCTACATCGCCTCAACAGACCGCCACTACCCCTTAATAAAAATACCAAAGGAACAAAACAGAGACAGCTCTTTCTTGCCAGAAGGCAAACAGCCCAATATCGTGCTCATCCTGATGGAGTCAGTGCGGGCAAAAGAGTCAGGTGCATATGGGGCAAAGCTGAGTTTTACCCCCGCATTTGATCAACTTGCTCAGCAAGGGCAGCTCTATACAAATTTCTACGCCAACGGAACCCAAACTGTTCGGGCCGAGCTCTCGCTGCTCTGTTCCTTTTACCCAAATTTCACCGGCACCCCGATTTACATGAAACGGCCAAAGCTCAAGCTGAGTTCCCTCCCCGGTATTTTAAAGGAGGACGGCTATCGAACAATGTGGATCAGCGGCTTTAAAGCAAGCTATGCCAACAAAAATGGTTTCCTGAAAAAGCACGGCATCGAAGATCTTTATGATGGTAGCGAACTGGACCCGGACAGCACCGAAAAAATTGGCTGGGGGTATTCAGACCAAGCGATCTTCTCCTATGCGGAATCAATCTTAGATAAGCAGGAGGGACCATTTTTTGCCGAAATCATGACCCTCTCCAATCACTGGCCCTTTGACTTTCCGTATAGCAAAACGCCGGAGACCCTGCCAAAGACTGCGGATAAAAAGTACAGCAACTACTGTCGCGGGATCTACTATACCGACTGGGCAATGGGGGCGTTTATGAAGAGGATGCAAAAGAAGCCCTACTTTGACAACACCCTGTTCATCATCACCTCTGACCACGGTATCTGGTACTTTCCGCCAGAAGAGAAGCTGACCACAGTTGAGAAACAGGAGGCGTATTTTAGGATGCCCTTACTCTTTTACGCGCCTGCGGTCTTAGAGCCCAAGGTATCCGATATTGTAACAAGCCAGCTTGATGTCGCCCCGACCGTATTGGATCTCCTTGGCATCCAGCGAAAAAACGCCTTTCTGGGCCAGAGCATGCTGAATGAAGATCCGAGTCAGGAACGCTTCGCCCTGATGCAGCATGTTATGAAATGGAGTTACCGCAGAGGGAATGAATATATCTACAGCTCCGGTTCAGAGGCCTTTGCTGAACATTACCCACCACCACCCAAGGGTACTGCGATGAAGCGATCTGATGAACATCTTCTCTTTACCCTGCAGGGGGATCTTCTTCATAGAGATGGTGAGCAATTTAACTTTCATGAGGTTAGGCAACATCATCAGGAAAAAACGCAGTGGGTGATCAGCCTCTTAAAATCAAACCAGGAACTGCTCTTCAGCGATAGAGTCTTTGACCGCCTCTATTGA
- a CDS encoding DUF445 family protein — MPFSTTHLLTYGGPPLLGALIGYLTNKVAIRMLFRPLNPWYILGKRVPMTPGIIPSKRHELAENIGNMVGEKLLTATDIGTALSEEPFQDHLYQIVDDRVNDILTRDLGPVQTVIPRRFRAYTRIGLRTLKYQLRSRVRSYIDSDEFHQALTKLVPQQLEKLGSRRLDELLREEDRKGFYRFTEACLEKIVTSPDNTTVLAHRIQEGLTEAAVSGKALEDFLPEELVQLICATMEQQAPQLLRRAAEMLAEPSMRDRLIIAIKGGVENFLDSLGPMAAMAKGFIDIDSMDGTIRAWLEKKEDALADWLQQPDIQERAGRTLADQTKTFLATPLANLLAPLEQEKQEAICYQLAEKIIALLSSEKMQQIISHAIREQFETVIDHGRLPLAHCADLLLNKAQAEAMRRTLVNELHRSLRSEQTGELLDKLINTMVDRMTSRPLGILRNLLPTGIRNGITEYIVLTTNQMLIREVPGLVRTLNIREMVTEKVDSLDLLRLEGLLLSIMEEQFKYINLFGALLGFLIGLLNLLTILL, encoded by the coding sequence ATGCCTTTCTCAACAACCCATCTTCTTACCTACGGCGGACCGCCTCTGCTTGGTGCCCTTATCGGTTACCTGACCAATAAGGTAGCAATCCGCATGTTGTTCCGCCCCCTGAATCCCTGGTATATCCTGGGCAAACGGGTCCCCATGACGCCAGGCATCATCCCTTCCAAACGCCATGAGCTTGCCGAAAACATCGGCAATATGGTGGGCGAAAAGCTCCTCACAGCCACAGATATCGGCACAGCCCTGTCTGAAGAACCTTTTCAGGACCATCTCTATCAGATCGTGGATGATCGGGTCAACGACATCCTGACTCGGGACCTCGGCCCTGTTCAAACCGTTATTCCCCGCCGCTTCCGGGCCTATACCCGTATCGGCCTCAGGACCCTGAAATACCAATTACGAAGCAGGGTCAGAAGCTATATCGACTCGGATGAGTTCCACCAGGCCCTGACCAAGCTCGTCCCGCAACAGCTGGAAAAGCTGGGCAGCCGTAGGCTTGATGAACTTTTGCGGGAAGAAGACCGAAAAGGCTTTTACCGCTTTACAGAAGCCTGTCTGGAAAAAATAGTCACCTCACCTGACAACACCACAGTCCTTGCCCATCGAATTCAGGAAGGACTCACCGAGGCAGCGGTCTCAGGCAAGGCCCTGGAAGACTTTCTCCCCGAGGAACTGGTCCAGCTTATCTGCGCAACCATGGAACAGCAGGCCCCACAGCTCCTCCGCCGGGCAGCGGAGATGCTGGCCGAGCCTTCTATGCGCGATCGTCTTATAATCGCCATCAAAGGAGGAGTAGAAAATTTCCTCGACAGTCTGGGCCCGATGGCAGCTATGGCCAAAGGCTTTATCGATATAGACAGCATGGACGGTACCATCCGTGCCTGGCTGGAAAAAAAAGAAGATGCCCTTGCGGACTGGCTGCAACAGCCTGATATTCAGGAACGGGCAGGCCGCACCTTGGCTGATCAAACCAAGACCTTCCTGGCCACCCCGCTGGCGAACCTGCTGGCCCCTCTTGAGCAGGAAAAACAGGAGGCAATCTGTTACCAGCTTGCTGAAAAGATCATAGCGCTGCTCAGCTCGGAAAAAATGCAGCAGATAATCTCCCATGCCATCAGAGAACAGTTTGAAACAGTCATCGACCACGGACGCCTCCCCCTTGCTCATTGCGCGGACCTGCTCCTGAACAAGGCGCAGGCAGAGGCCATGCGTCGGACCCTTGTCAACGAACTCCACCGGAGCCTTCGCTCTGAGCAAACCGGAGAATTGCTCGATAAGCTCATAAATACGATGGTGGATCGGATGACCTCCAGGCCTTTGGGTATTCTCCGCAATCTGCTGCCAACAGGTATCCGCAACGGCATTACCGAGTACATTGTGCTCACGACCAATCAAATGCTGATCCGGGAGGTACCAGGCCTGGTGCGCACCCTGAACATCAGGGAAATGGTCACGGAAAAGGTGGACTCCCTTGACCTGCTGCGCCTTGAGGGGCTTCTTCTCTCCATTATGGAGGAGCAGTTTAAGTACATTAACCTGTTTGGCGCCCTGCTCGGTTTCCTGATCGGGTTGTTGAATCTGCTCACTATCCTGCTCTAA
- a CDS encoding AAA family ATPase yields the protein MSKVIALAGKGGTGKTTTSALLLKYLVARKMTPILAVDADANANLNELLDLNVQTTLGQIRKELKGDIPSGMTRDQYMEMKIHQALIEETGFDLMVMGQPDGPGCYCAANQYLAMTMDKLAENYQYIIVDNEAGMEHLSRMNLRNIDYLLIVSDPSARGIMTARRIADITGPLKLEIKRQYLLVNRAPDPVPPALQTKIDEAVAEADMDLAGIISSSDELINQELSGASYLELSEGSKVIEQVFAVFDAIFDDAS from the coding sequence ATGAGCAAAGTTATAGCCCTCGCAGGCAAGGGTGGGACCGGTAAAACAACGACCTCGGCCCTGCTGCTGAAATATCTCGTCGCCCGTAAGATGACCCCGATTCTTGCTGTGGACGCCGATGCAAATGCCAATCTCAATGAGCTGCTTGATCTCAACGTGCAAACAACCCTTGGCCAAATCCGTAAGGAGTTGAAAGGGGATATTCCTAGCGGCATGACCCGGGATCAGTATATGGAGATGAAAATCCACCAGGCCCTGATCGAAGAGACGGGTTTTGATCTCATGGTCATGGGGCAGCCAGACGGACCAGGCTGTTATTGCGCAGCCAATCAGTATCTGGCCATGACGATGGATAAACTGGCAGAAAACTATCAGTATATTATCGTGGATAATGAGGCGGGTATGGAGCATTTGAGCAGAATGAACCTGCGCAATATTGACTACCTGCTCATTGTCTCTGACCCCTCTGCCCGTGGTATTATGACGGCTCGACGGATCGCTGATATTACTGGCCCGTTGAAGTTAGAGATTAAACGGCAGTATTTATTGGTCAACAGGGCTCCAGATCCGGTGCCGCCAGCTTTACAAACAAAAATTGACGAGGCCGTTGCTGAGGCAGATATGGACTTGGCTGGGATTATTTCCTCCAGTGATGAGCTGATCAACCAGGAACTCAGCGGGGCCTCGTATCTGGAGCTCAGCGAAGGCAGCAAGGTCATTGAACAGGTCTTTGCGGTTTTCGATGCGATCTTTGACGATGCATCATAG
- the ftsE gene encoding cell division ATP-binding protein FtsE, producing MTTEENDQAMIDLIRVSKVYPPDIQALADISLRVNTGEICYLTGMSGAGKTTLLRMLCGIDTPDRGYIEVAGKELNKLSGSEMQALRRSIGVAYQDFKLLPEKTVAQNIAFSMEVAYRSRSFIRQRTKKLLSQLRLSDKVNTRAGKLSRGEQQRVAIARAVANDPVLILADEPTGNLDAETTELVMDLFRYYNEKGTTLLIATHDHSIYDYPGSKVMVIEQGRLLVAHGSAAPGTSHISKGPRKKRQDETVDPQIIINRGLAAVRRKGAGI from the coding sequence ATGACAACAGAAGAAAATGATCAGGCCATGATTGACCTGATTCGGGTCAGCAAGGTGTACCCTCCAGATATCCAGGCCCTTGCAGATATCTCCCTGCGGGTCAATACGGGGGAGATCTGTTATCTCACCGGGATGAGCGGGGCAGGAAAGACAACCCTGCTCCGTATGCTTTGCGGGATTGATACACCGGATCGCGGGTATATTGAGGTCGCTGGCAAGGAACTCAATAAGTTGTCAGGCTCGGAGATGCAGGCCTTGCGCCGAAGCATCGGGGTGGCGTATCAGGATTTTAAGCTGCTGCCGGAAAAAACCGTGGCCCAGAATATTGCCTTTTCTATGGAGGTGGCCTATCGGAGCAGATCGTTTATCCGGCAACGGACGAAGAAGTTATTATCTCAGCTGCGCCTGTCAGATAAAGTGAATACCCGAGCCGGGAAGCTGTCCAGGGGAGAGCAGCAGCGGGTGGCTATTGCCCGAGCCGTAGCTAATGATCCCGTGCTTATCCTGGCTGATGAGCCGACCGGTAATTTGGATGCCGAGACCACCGAGTTAGTGATGGATCTCTTTCGTTATTATAACGAAAAAGGGACAACACTGCTCATCGCCACCCATGATCACTCTATTTATGATTACCCGGGCAGCAAGGTTATGGTCATTGAACAGGGACGGTTGCTTGTTGCGCATGGTTCTGCTGCCCCCGGTACATCTCATATCTCGAAGGGTCCCAGAAAGAAGCGGCAGGACGAAACGGTTGATCCGCAGATTATTATAAATAGGGGGCTTGCAGCGGTGAGGAGAAAAGGGGCAGGAATATGA
- a CDS encoding permease-like cell division protein FtsX encodes MKFFFAVISQTWRNIVETWRSQLLSLVTITLSVLIFAFFYLVYMNALHAGDLLNNDLRLIVYLEEQPDQALQEEYRHKIKKFDEVEKIDFVSRLAAYDRFKEQLNENQDVLQEVPHDFLPASIEIYPKRSLDTLSRIKLFSEYLQSLPGVLKVQYGREWVERFYSFIQLLRIIVLLSGALLILTTTFMMGHSIKLTMLTRKKELELLRLVGASEHYIRVPFFLEGAILGALGAGIGIGALYLLFSWIQLHFSGQGVPGMFSFSFFSGSAVGIIILLAVLLCAGGSFTSTRKILNL; translated from the coding sequence ATGAAATTTTTCTTTGCCGTTATCAGCCAAACCTGGCGTAATATTGTGGAAACCTGGCGGAGTCAGCTCCTTTCCCTGGTGACCATTACCCTGTCGGTGCTGATTTTTGCCTTTTTTTACCTGGTCTACATGAATGCCCTGCATGCTGGCGATCTCTTAAATAATGACCTGCGCCTGATTGTCTATCTGGAAGAGCAGCCTGATCAGGCCTTACAGGAGGAATACCGGCATAAGATTAAAAAATTCGATGAGGTTGAAAAGATAGATTTTGTCTCTCGTTTAGCGGCCTATGATCGTTTTAAGGAGCAGCTCAATGAGAATCAGGATGTCTTACAGGAGGTTCCTCATGATTTTCTGCCTGCCTCTATAGAGATCTATCCCAAACGGAGTCTGGATACCCTGTCGCGGATAAAACTCTTTTCCGAGTATCTCCAGTCCCTGCCTGGAGTGCTCAAGGTACAGTACGGCAGGGAGTGGGTGGAACGGTTTTATTCCTTTATCCAACTCCTTCGTATAATTGTTCTGCTTTCCGGGGCACTCCTTATTCTGACGACGACCTTTATGATGGGGCATTCTATCAAGTTAACCATGCTGACGCGCAAAAAAGAGCTGGAGCTCTTACGCCTGGTCGGTGCTTCGGAGCATTACATCCGTGTCCCTTTTTTCCTGGAAGGGGCGATCCTTGGTGCCCTAGGGGCTGGTATCGGGATCGGCGCGCTTTATCTCCTGTTCAGCTGGATTCAGCTTCATTTTAGCGGACAAGGTGTACCTGGAATGTTTTCCTTTAGTTTTTTCAGCGGATCAGCTGTTGGTATTATTATCTTACTGGCTGTGCTCCTTTGTGCAGGGGGAAGTTTCACCTCAACCCGTAAGATCCTTAATCTGTGA
- a CDS encoding peptidoglycan DD-metalloendopeptidase family protein yields the protein MKVRALLSPLLQLLVLLLLWLVLFQGTSFGEMDGADEQNKVRIHIGELQHDIKVQLDKIEEKNEAESQILNQLDEINRKVSRQKAKTTVLQRRLADQEKLLHDLKEKIDQAEEKRSRLQGHLLKRLRSFYMMGRVGMLNVTFSKKELPELMLFSDAFANLAAYDRNVVLQYRDAMNELEQALLSRELEKSLLEELVQQAEEEEQVLFVLRAEQQQLLKAIKQEKNIYQLAVDEMRKAEQELYDDLMRLRIEEKLDKEQGLLLGKGHLSSPVTGTVLYRFGDIIQTGVRKGDTIQGITVAIESGTTVHAVYKGKVVLADYKRGYGNAVIIDHGGKYFTITARLDEIFVHKGDRVEQDQEIGSSGDVATLYEPGVYFEIRHGRTPLDPLEWLQID from the coding sequence ATGAAGGTTCGTGCATTGCTGAGCCCTCTTTTGCAGCTTTTGGTGCTGCTGCTTCTCTGGCTGGTCCTTTTTCAGGGGACCTCTTTTGGGGAGATGGACGGGGCGGATGAGCAGAATAAGGTCAGGATTCATATCGGGGAATTACAGCATGATATCAAGGTTCAACTTGATAAGATTGAGGAAAAAAATGAGGCGGAAAGCCAGATCCTTAATCAGCTGGATGAGATAAACCGAAAGGTTAGTCGGCAAAAGGCGAAAACAACGGTTTTACAACGGCGATTAGCTGACCAGGAAAAGCTGCTCCATGATTTAAAAGAAAAAATTGATCAGGCAGAAGAAAAGCGAAGCAGGCTTCAGGGGCACCTGCTGAAAAGGCTGCGTTCTTTCTATATGATGGGCAGGGTCGGTATGCTCAATGTGACCTTTTCCAAGAAGGAGCTTCCTGAGCTCATGCTTTTTTCCGATGCATTTGCGAACCTGGCTGCGTATGACAGAAATGTCGTCCTGCAATACCGGGATGCCATGAATGAGTTGGAGCAGGCCCTCCTCTCTCGTGAGTTAGAAAAATCATTACTTGAAGAGCTGGTGCAGCAGGCTGAGGAGGAGGAGCAGGTCCTTTTTGTTCTGCGTGCGGAACAGCAACAGCTCCTGAAGGCAATCAAGCAGGAAAAGAACATTTATCAGCTGGCTGTTGATGAGATGCGCAAGGCTGAGCAGGAGTTGTATGATGACCTGATGCGGCTCAGGATTGAGGAGAAGCTTGATAAAGAGCAAGGGCTTCTTTTGGGAAAAGGGCATTTATCCTCTCCTGTTACCGGTACGGTGCTCTATAGGTTTGGAGATATTATCCAGACAGGCGTGCGCAAAGGGGATACCATCCAGGGGATAACCGTTGCCATTGAATCGGGAACCACGGTGCATGCCGTGTACAAGGGCAAGGTCGTCCTTGCTGATTATAAACGAGGCTACGGCAATGCGGTGATTATTGATCACGGGGGGAAATACTTTACCATTACAGCCCGTCTTGATGAAATTTTTGTCCATAAAGGAGACAGGGTTGAACAGGATCAGGAAATCGGTAGCAGTGGCGATGTTGCAACGCTTTATGAGCCAGGCGTATACTTTGAAATTCGGCACGGCAGGACCCCCTTGGATCCTTTGGAGTGGCTTCAGATAGACTGA
- a CDS encoding S41 family peptidase, producing the protein MKNFFLQLILLFFCLIFACPGYCEPPEADEGERDAETYNHLETFANVLDLLQKHYVDKVESGEVLIGAINGMLGSLDPHSSYMSPEDFKELQEDTKGSFSGIGIEVTVRDGVLTVVSPIAGTPAYRQGVKAGDQIVRINNISTQGMTLPDAVKILRGNQGEKVTVTIRRTGLNELLDMAFVRDIIPHHSVVAKKLGNGFHYIQVTSFQATTTRDFKKVLRKAGQEGVIQGIVLDLRNNPGGLLDQAVQLVDVFLESGVIVTTRGREKENDMYFEADRGKTRYTFPAVVLVNGGSASASEIVAGALQDHKRAVILGTRTFGKGSVQTVVPLPNGAGVRLTTARYYTPSGRSIQATGIVPDMIIPFEEEKITGQGGGSTALLREEDLPHHFENNSQGKNEGQVKKKKKNIQVPKGTAAEFADRLAGDNQLQVALFILKKMATSLHRH; encoded by the coding sequence ATGAAAAATTTTTTTTTACAGCTCATTCTCCTCTTCTTCTGTCTCATTTTTGCTTGCCCTGGGTATTGCGAACCTCCTGAAGCAGATGAGGGAGAAAGGGACGCAGAAACCTACAACCATCTTGAAACTTTTGCCAATGTTCTTGATCTGTTGCAGAAGCATTATGTGGATAAGGTGGAAAGCGGTGAGGTCCTCATCGGGGCCATTAACGGTATGTTGGGCTCGCTTGATCCTCATTCATCGTACATGTCACCTGAAGATTTCAAGGAGCTTCAGGAAGACACCAAGGGCAGTTTTAGTGGGATAGGTATTGAGGTAACAGTTCGGGATGGGGTCTTGACGGTTGTTTCGCCGATTGCTGGAACTCCTGCCTATAGGCAGGGGGTAAAAGCTGGTGATCAGATTGTCAGGATTAATAATATATCCACCCAAGGTATGACCTTGCCCGATGCTGTCAAGATACTGCGGGGAAATCAAGGAGAAAAGGTGACAGTTACCATCAGGCGAACTGGTCTGAATGAGTTGCTGGATATGGCCTTTGTCCGTGATATTATCCCTCACCACTCGGTGGTAGCAAAAAAACTTGGCAATGGCTTCCATTATATACAGGTTACCAGTTTTCAGGCCACCACCACCCGTGATTTTAAAAAAGTGCTGCGTAAGGCCGGGCAGGAAGGGGTCATTCAAGGGATTGTTCTCGACCTGCGTAATAACCCAGGTGGGCTCCTTGATCAGGCTGTGCAGCTTGTTGATGTGTTTCTTGAAAGCGGTGTTATTGTCACCACCAGAGGGCGCGAAAAAGAAAATGATATGTATTTTGAGGCGGATCGCGGTAAGACGCGCTATACCTTTCCCGCAGTTGTTCTGGTTAACGGAGGGTCAGCCAGTGCCTCTGAGATTGTTGCTGGTGCCTTGCAAGATCATAAAAGGGCCGTTATTCTTGGTACACGGACCTTTGGTAAGGGGTCTGTGCAGACGGTCGTCCCGCTGCCCAACGGAGCAGGGGTGCGTCTGACCACAGCTCGTTATTATACGCCAAGCGGGAGGTCGATCCAGGCAACTGGTATTGTGCCGGATATGATTATTCCTTTTGAGGAGGAAAAAATAACAGGGCAGGGAGGAGGCTCAACGGCTCTGCTGAGAGAGGAAGATCTTCCCCATCATTTTGAAAATAACAGTCAGGGAAAGAATGAAGGCCAGGTGAAAAAAAAGAAGAAAAATATTCAGGTCCCAAAAGGTACTGCTGCTGAATTTGCTGATCGGCTAGCAGGGGATAATCAGTTACAGGTTGCTCTATTTATTCTGAAAAAAATGGCTACTTCCTTGCATAGGCATTAA
- the rimP gene encoding ribosome maturation factor RimP — MGTDRVISIVENFVAPLLDEMGLELVEVQFRQESGWVLRLFIERNEGVSVDDCATVSRQVGTYLEVEDVIRHAYTLEVSSPGAERPLKRLKDFVRFTGKKIRVKLSEPVDNQRVFCGLLTDVDEEKNNITLAVDGSDANQMVIDLRAVARARLSL; from the coding sequence GTGGGAACGGATCGGGTAATCAGTATCGTGGAGAACTTTGTCGCCCCTCTTCTTGACGAGATGGGGTTGGAACTGGTGGAAGTGCAGTTCAGGCAGGAATCCGGCTGGGTACTGCGGCTGTTCATCGAGCGAAATGAAGGGGTGAGCGTGGATGACTGCGCCACTGTGAGCAGGCAGGTGGGAACCTATCTGGAAGTCGAAGATGTTATACGGCATGCCTACACCCTTGAGGTTTCATCACCGGGAGCAGAACGTCCACTGAAACGTTTAAAGGATTTTGTTCGTTTTACCGGAAAAAAGATCAGGGTGAAACTCAGTGAGCCCGTTGATAATCAGCGCGTTTTTTGCGGTCTGCTAACAGACGTGGATGAAGAGAAGAACAATATAACGTTGGCTGTGGACGGCTCCGATGCGAACCAGATGGTGATTGACCTGAGAGCTGTTGCACGAGCACGTCTGAGCCTCTAA